One part of the Lotus japonicus ecotype B-129 chromosome 2, LjGifu_v1.2 genome encodes these proteins:
- the LOC130736097 gene encoding uncharacterized protein LOC130736097, whose amino-acid sequence MPKLVGIRGSSGSCVSMGLLACKLGNGESIRFLDDVWVGDMMLRVLYPRVYALSLKKNGAVSEMGHRIGGKWEWNFEFRRGFFYWELDQYHEFQCLIQFVLSKEEPDIIFWKGDTMGMFSVKGLCCALEDKWYCEAGWVVSKVIRKLVPAKVTTFMWQLQQSRVATKANLLEKQIILPDGGVCGLCVDGIETTYHLFLHCKEVWATWCSVVQREGLCWVITQTVSNLLLEWGELRIISDWVMWDMIPYALVWTITIW is encoded by the coding sequence ATGCCAAAGCTGGTCGGTATAAGGGGTTCTTCAGGCTCGTGTGTTTCCATGGGTCTTTTGGCTTGCAAGTTGGGGAATGGGGAGAGCATTCGATTTTTGGATGATGTGTGGGTTGGTGACATGATGTTGCGTGTATTATATCCACGGGTGTATGCGCTGAGCTTAAAGAAGAATGGGGCTGTGTCAGAAATGGGGCATAGGATTGGAGGGAAATGGGAATGGAACTTTGAATTTAGGAGGGGTTTTTTTTATTGGGAGTTGGACCAATATCACGAGTTTCAGTGTCTTATTCAATTTGTGTTGTCTAAAGAAGAGCCTGATATCATATTTTGGAAAGGGGACACAATGGGCATGTTTTCTGTAAAAGGATTATGCTGTGCTTTGGAGGACAAATGGTATTGTGAGGCGGGGTGGGTGGTATCCAAGGTAATTAGAAAGCTGGTGCCGGCAAAGGTCACTACATTTATGTGGCAGTTGCAACAAAGTAGGGTGGCAACGAAGGCGAACTTGCTGGAAAAACAAATCATTCTACCCGATGGTGGGGTTTgtgggttgtgtgttgatggGATAGAGACGACATATCACCTATTTCTTCACTGCAAAGAAGTATGGGCGACATGGTGTTCTGTTGTGCAGAGGGAAGGTTTATGTTGGGTCATCACCCAAACAGTAAGTAATTTGCTGCTTGAATGGGGAGAATTGAGAATCATATCTGATTGGGTGATGTGGGACATGATTCCTTATGCGCTTGTCTGGACGATAACGATATGGTGA
- the LOC130736098 gene encoding protein FAR1-RELATED SEQUENCE 5-like encodes MYAITGTRKSKCPFKQKGRPKKDAKGWWLKVMCGIHNHEAAKTLVGHAYVGQLTIDEKSLVENMAKNAVAPRNMLLSLKDQNPDNLTTINQVFSFCQSIRRTARGSLTEMQHLMKLLTRDKYVHWQSLQEDSEVLRDIFLIHPDAIQLFNTFPIVIVIDSTYKPNKYKILLLEMVGITLTGMSFYIAFAYLIFELTYDFIWVLSKMKGLILKMENCPQVIVTDKDNALVNAVVVVFPTS; translated from the coding sequence ATGTATGCAATAACTGGTACTAGAAAATCTAAGTGTCCTTTTAAACAAAAAGGAAGACCGAAGAAGGATGCAAAAGGGTGGTGGTTGAAAGTGATGTGTGGTATACACAACCATGAAGCAGCAAAGACACTAGTTGGCCATGCATACGTTGGTCAATTAACAATTGATGAAAAGAGTTTGGTTGAAAATATGGCAAAAAATGCGGTTGCACCAAGAAACATGTTGCTTTCGTTGAAAGATCAGAATCCGGACAACTTGACTACCATCAACCAAGTGTTCAGTTTTTGTCAATCAATTCGCAGAACAGCAAGGGGGTCGTTAACCGAAATGCAACATTTGATGAAGTTGTTGACCCGTGACAAATACGTGCATTGGCAGAGTCTACAAGAGGATTCAGAGGTACTTAGGGATATTTTTTTGATACACCCTGATGCTATACAACTTTTCAATACCTTCCCTATTGTAATTGTGATTGATAGTACCTACAAGCCTAACAAGTACAAGATTCTTTTGCTTGAAATGGTTGGTATAACGTTAACTGGTATGTCGTTCTATATAGCCTTTGCGTACTTGATATTCGAGCTCACATATGACTTCATTTGGGTCTTGAGCAAAATGAAGGGTTTGATTCTTAAGATGGAAAATTGTCCTCAGGTTATTGTGACTGACAAGGACAATGCTTTAGTAAATGCAGTTGTGGTTGTCTTCCCTACATCTTAA